The following coding sequences are from one Bos mutus isolate GX-2022 chromosome 22, NWIPB_WYAK_1.1, whole genome shotgun sequence window:
- the SLC25A45 gene encoding solute carrier family 25 member 45 translates to MPAEEFVAGWISGALGLVLGHPFDTVKVRLQTQTTYRGIVDCMVKTYRHESLLGFFKGMSFPIASIAVVNSVLFGVYSNALLALTATSHQERRAQPPSYTHVFIAGCTGGFLQAYCLAPFDLIKVRLQNQTEPRAKPGSPPPRYRGPVHCAASIFQAEGPRGLFRGAWALTLRDTPTLGIYFVTYEWLCRQFTPDGQTPSSGTVLVAGGFAGITSWVAATPLDVIKSRMQMAGLKQRAYGGLLDCMVSSARQEGLGVFFRGLTINSARAFPVNAVTFLSYEHLLLSWG, encoded by the exons ATGCCCGCGGAGGAGTTTGTGGCCGGCTGGATCTCCG GAGCTCTGGGCTTGGTCCTGGGACACCCCTTTGACACTGTGAAG GTGCGGCTGCAGACCCAGACCACATACCGGGGCATCGTTGACTGTATGGTCAAGACTTACCGCCATGAGTCG ctcctgggcttctTCAAGGGGATGAGTTTCCCCATCGCCAGCATAGCTGTGGTCAACTCCGTCCTGTTCGGGGTCTACAGCAACGCCCTGCTGGCGCTGACGGCCACCTCCCACCAGGAGCGGCGGGCCCAGCCGCCCAGCTACACACACGTCTTCATAGCTGGCTGCACCGGGGGGTTCCTGCAG GCCTACTGCTTGGCTCCCTTTGATCTCATCAAAGTCCGGCTACAAAACCAGACGGAGCCCAGGGCTAAGCCGGGGAGCCCCCCGCCCCGGTACCGGGGGCCCGTGCACTGTGCGGCCTCCATCTTCCAGGCTGAGGGGCCCCGGGGGCTGTTCCGGGGAGCCTGGGCCCTGACCCTGAGGGACACCCCCACTCTGGGAATCTATTTCGTCACCTATGAGTGGCTGTGTCGCCAATTCACGCCGGACGGCCAGACCCCCA GCTCGGGCACAGTGCTGGTGGCAGGGGGCTTTGCCGGCATCACCTCCTGGGTTGCCGCCACCCCCCTGGACGTGATCAAGTCCCGGATGCAGATGGCGGGGCTGAAGCAGAGGGCCTACGGGGGGCTGCTGGACTGCATGGTGAGCAGCGCCCGGCAGGAAGGACTGGGGGTCTTCTTCCGGGGGCTCACCATCAACAGTGCCCGCGCCTTTCCCGTCAACGCTGTCACCTTCCTCAGCTACGAGCACCTCCTCCTCTCCTGGGGGTGA